One window of Leucoraja erinacea ecotype New England chromosome 14, Leri_hhj_1, whole genome shotgun sequence genomic DNA carries:
- the LOC129703574 gene encoding C-C motif chemokine 17-like yields the protein MKQVFVVLLCLSVVNFNVAGAPTRVLTSCCMKYSTRIPVFKNIQRYEMQTINGQCRIEAVIFIVKGKQVCTDPKNEKVIENLRKLAEKDQRMKMMLILWK from the exons atgaaacaagtttttgTGGTGTTGCTTTGTCTCAGCGTTGTCAACTTCAATGTGGCCGGAG CTCCTACTCGTGTACTAACCAGCTGCTGTATGAAGTATTCGACACGAATCCCTGTCTTCAAAAATATCCAAAGATATGAAATGCAAACAATTAATGGCCAATGCAGGATTGAGGCTGTGAT ATTCATTGTTAAGGGAAAACAGGTCTGCACAGATCCAAAAAATGAAAAGGTGATTGAAAATTTGAGAAAGCTCGCCGAAAAAGACCAGAGGATGAAGATGATGCTTATTTTATGGAAGTAA